The following proteins come from a genomic window of Blastococcus sp. HT6-30:
- the rpoZ gene encoding DNA-directed RNA polymerase subunit omega, translating to MSGVAPAPEGITNPPIDELLERTSSKYGLVIFAAKRARQINAYYSQLSEGLLEYVGPLVDTAPQEKPLSIALREINEGLLAHTAGEN from the coding sequence GTGTCCGGAGTCGCACCCGCCCCCGAGGGCATCACCAACCCGCCGATCGACGAGCTGCTCGAGCGCACCAGCAGCAAGTACGGCCTGGTGATCTTCGCCGCCAAGCGCGCGCGCCAGATCAACGCCTACTACAGCCAGCTCTCCGAGGGCCTGCTGGAGTACGTCGGCCCGCTGGTCGACACCGCGCCGCAGGAGAAGCCGCTGTCGATCGCGCTGCGCGAGATCAACGAGGGCCTCCTGGCGCACACCGCCGGCGAGAACTGA